In Plasmodium falciparum 3D7 genome assembly, chromosome: 5, the following proteins share a genomic window:
- a CDS encoding 50S ribosomal protein L17, apicoplast, putative: protein MKIWILFFLFCKSVLNFKLKQNVSNIYIMNREPLKYISNKRNTSLLAHTNKNFRKLGRDRAQRRALLRALTTSLLRYGKIVTTEAKAKETRRKVDRIITYAKKHDNNRQYAYRLIANYVYDRELALNVVKQAPVRYKERHGGYTKIKLLPKSRKGDASRMAMLELL from the exons atGAAGATAtggatattattttttttgttttgtaaGAGCGTGTTGAATTTTAAATTGAAACAAAATGTgtcaaatatttatataatgaatagaGAGcccttaaaatatatatcaaataaaagaaatactTCATTATTGGcacatacaaataaaaatttcaGGAAATTAGGAAGGGATAGAGCTCAAAGGAGAGCTCTTCTAAGGGCATTAACAACTagt TTACTGAGGTATGGTAAAATAGTAACGACTGAAGCAAAAGCAAAGGAGACTAGAAGAAAAGTTGATagaataataacatatgCTAAAAAGCATGATAACAATAGGCAGTACGCTTATAGATTGATAGCTAATTATGTTTATGATAGAGAATTGGCCCTTAACGTAGTTAAAcag GCCCCTGTTAGATATAAAGAAAGACATGGAGGATACACAAAAATTAAGCTTTTACCAAAAAGTAGAAAAGGAGACGCATCAAGAATGGCTATGTTGGAACTTCTTTAA
- a CDS encoding inner membrane complex protein: MENFHLHSMIKMNSTVSLLFGIFLTVIGSIFMAIANTFMKLGLSDSKKKKYMFTNYSCDMKWYIGFIVYCFGSFLHIIALGFAPASTLAPMNSFGLIANAIVANIYLNEKLGKIELISTFGIFFGISICACASFLCETEKVHFNPIHIIESWKNPWYIFYIFVSIFLSFFTLIYLNHEENKIISENEEIYAAKRYVELNVMDEKKPETEDENISSLINSKNITDSANVYPKTIGLAYGFLAGLIGSQCVLEIKEIVAFLHIGLNNKHIYRTPLPHLCFVFLVISIYLQIHFLNVGLTRGEATLVVPTYYVFWTFFGTLGGLVKFNEIENFNFNSIILFLAGFLLTVLFISILAVQEITFLRKYVDKEVPDLPLENLDIHTQVLQNKKLSKQVILNMGLFPVSLLGTTVGRKKFRPLYERFRRTRSILSDTHIGDQHCEYSIDNNIYNAYTLPYDIYNTNTDTFSTKKKKYRHTEPRIENTYIF, from the coding sequence ATGGAGAATTTTCATCTTCATagtatgataaaaatgaacagCACTGTGAGCTTACTCTTTGGGATTTTTTTAACAGTAATAGGATCAATATTTATGGCTATAGCAAATACATTCATGAAATTAGGTTTGAGTGATtcgaaaaagaaaaagtacaTGTTTACTAATTATTCTTGTGATATGAAATGGTATATAGGATTTATTGTTTATTGTTTTGGATcctttttacatataattgCCCTAGGTTTTGCCCCTGCCAGTACCTTAGCGCCCATGAATTCATTCGGTTTAATAGCGAATGCTATTGTtgctaatatatatttaaatgagaAGTTAGGGAAAATAGAATTAATATCTACATTTGGAATATTTTTTGGTATTAGCATTTGTGCATGTGCTTCCTTTTTGTGTGAAACAGAAAAAGTTCATTTTAATCCTATTCATATAATAGAGAGTTGGAAAAATCCttggtatattttttatatatttgtttcaaTATTTCTATCTTTTtttacattaatatatttaaatcatgaagaaaataaaataatatcagaaaatgaagaaatatatgCTGCAAAAAGATATGTTGAATTAAATGTAATGGATGAAAAAAAACCTGAAACAgaagatgaaaatattaGCTCCTTAATaaatagtaaaaatataactGACAGTGCTAATGTATATCCTAAAACTATTGGTTTAGCATACGGATTTTTAGCTGGATTAATTGGATCCCAATGTGTtttagaaataaaagaaattgtTGCCTTTTTACATATAGGTCTAAataacaaacatatatatagaacACCTTTACCACACTTATGTTTTGTATTTCTTGTCATTTCTATCTATTTACAAATACATTTCTTAAACGTAGGATTAACCAGAGGTGAAGCAACCCTAGTTGTTCCAACATATTATGTTTTTTGGACATTTTTTGGAACATTAGGTGGTTTAGTCAAATTTAACGAAATTGAAAATTTCAATTTTAATTctattatattgtttttagCCGGATTTCTACTCAccgttttatttatatcgaTTTTAGCTGTTCAAGAAATAACATTTTTACGTAAATATGTAGATAAAGAAGTACCCGATTTACCATTAGAAAATTTAGATATACATACACAagttttacaaaataaaaaattatcaaaacaagttatattaaatatgggTTTATTCCCTGTATCATTACTTGGAACAACTgttggaagaaaaaaatttcgTCCATTATATGAAAGATTCAGAAGAACCAGAAGTATTCTCTCGGATACACATATTGGTGATCAACATTGTGAATATtctattgataataatatatacaatgcATATACCCTACCTTATGATATTTACAATACAAATACAGACACATTTAGCactaaaaagaagaaatatagaCACACTGAACCAAGAATtgaaaatacatatattttttaa
- a CDS encoding iron-sulfur assembly protein has translation MTIHIFLCFLLILKIVNALKSNRFSSYIYTPKTFLYNNKSIPNKKLVRKFVNRIKLVDDTIKSNEHIIKITDNATNKIKELQKECNDDYLILKLYVENGGCKGLKYKLNPIKKNEIEEDDYIQQFDELKFILSIDSTSVIYIYNNTLDYSNDLISGGFKFINPNATKKCGCGKSFNV, from the exons atgacaatacacatttttttgtgttttctCTTGATACTTAAAATTGTTAATGCCTTAAAATCAAATAGGTTtagttcatatatatatactccaaaaacatttttatataacaataagAGCATACCAAATAAAAAGCTCGTACGTAAATTTGTTAACAGAATAAAATTGGTGGATGATACTATTAAAA GCAATGagcatataataaaaataacagaTAATGCAACCAATAAAATTAAG GAATTACAAAAGGAATGTAACGATGATTATTTGATTTTAAAACTATACGTAGAAAATGGAGGGTGTAAAGGTctcaaatataaattaaatccCATAAAAAAG aACGAAATTGAAGAAGATGATTATATACAACAATTTGATGAACTAAAATTTATCTTATCTATAGATTCAACTAgcgttatatatatttataataatacgtTAGATTATAGTAATGATTTAATTAGTGGAGGATTTAA gTTTATTAATCCAAACGCAACTAAAAAATGTGGTTGCGGAAAATCATTCAATGTGTGA
- a CDS encoding pre-mRNA-splicing factor BUD31, putative yields MPRIRTMNSRKPPEGWHKVESFLEEMNKKMRSLENEDTSKKRKNEILWPIFQINHKTSRYIYELYYKRKEISRELYDYLVQEKYVDGALISKWRKQGYENLCCLKCIQVSDSNFSNTCICRVPKSDLGNKVLQCVNCGCRGCASGDN; encoded by the exons atgccACGTATAAGAACTATGAATTCAAGAAAGCCACCTGAAGGTTGGCATAAGGTTGAGTCCTTTTTAGaagaaatgaataaaaaaatgagaagtttagaaaatgaagatacttctaaaaaaaggaaaaatgaaatattatggccaatttttcaaataaacCATAAAACATCTCGTtacatatatgaattatattataaaaggaaagaaatatcaa GAGAGCTATATGATTATTTAGTTCAAGAAAAGTACGTAGATGGGGCTTTAATTTCTAAATGGAGAAAGCAGGGATATGAAAATTTGTGCTGCTTAAAATGTATACAAGTATCAGACAGTAATTTTAGTAATACATGTATATGTAGGGTACCAAAAAGTGATTTAGGAAATAAG GTATTACAATGTGTAAATTGTGGATGTAGGGGTTGTGCAAGTGGAGATAATTAa
- a CDS encoding zinc finger protein, putative gives MTKEKGELNNSCYEEKENKIVSDEHYTFELISERETKKPSVKNSTLGNYKHNKIESFNNTYFICSNLNMMDSLKETHDKKDISTFDKMLSKHGRTEFSPTYTHKNSKRKYDQEKRTYSFFQKHRSSYKERNNSKNFNNVEEDNMNRDYNEDGHIVKKNEERDVIYDTMNNNSDINNGYNNNDNNNNNNNNNNNNNNNNSSSNNDIIEPFRRNELNKNAYNNNNKNYIINTYNNMESKHHIMFKSKSFNRNIPYEKKEGMKIFRSSTNQDILENDYGNSFLKTGSNYPSKLREKGMDINHYNTIRESNYDFKSALNVQFCKTKMCPYMNTKEKCKRFSNNMCPYAHDKSELKPIPNLYKTAMCRNFIKNMCFKSKKECNFAHHVEELRSTDEFYKTTLCKFFLNGYCKADKNCRHAHGYKELKRRPTNNMNMTFICGSKMNHNDMDTKKVIIDKEIRNNSHSSESVSLNENRGENLPKGDENELIDELKVSGEDENHLDVNKEDDMLNMRNTSKNNKKRDDYYNNSCKFMSISTKDTCCFISKNDGESSGDEERYRTKSECSDDLKEEDEEKAEKKNLLKLKEEDHSDDKKCIYYINDDALVKNEIELRGEDGKYANKNYQANISEEKEKIERFKEEEKDTHINMEYRCDSIADDESNENMQSEKFIRNTSLSLDGVELDDEKNENNENNDYNVCENNNKMRENVLCNNNSNEDIMNLQEENFEVVSGNGDVKSYVTYNHKMNHITKYHRNVDYDRKYINNEGLYKSSFYYIKLNENSRYNYNNHDDNEYDNNFRGKDNNHLYNNQKKKNYNNEYNKNVYKNRKVFNMKIDNIRQKDEENCMINDNDFNNKNGNFLDINKGMSKGSMLYCPIKYHNNNNNNNNNSNSNDNNNNNKKNNSDKVKRYLSNNEYISNINDNNNSKHIVNLNNYNNIGMNHHVYNNINEMNNYNYYTNYHCYNNINDSTNRYMNNNNSNNNNNNYNNTYYCYYKNMKHGSNYEGTISTATTINNNHYNNNYIYEHSLSDISNIMVIPYRNYQRDKKDFSEHSTFFGKRNNSHMTFNNDIKDMQDDNMVNDVSINRKAHNINVQKWIHGIHSNKFNDTHNNNNNNNNNNNYNYNGNIKNNTFDNHGEIDYDHNSDDDCNCYEEHNYLYDNIHNNIKSGNTLSENLNLRKTCSYDGEFFNDNFSHRTCSYERNNKDSDDIEGNEDEKERDYNETYFKYNNEKYKSKYNLKEKDIYVSNSKYINSEKNKHYDMYSHSKRSRGICTNLRNDNVTRDIYREEECNIWNDDLHAHSIKKLKDLNRKENEYNVDDYYNCEKEEMEEMEEMEEMEEIEEIEEREDEKGKENGKERNDKNINFHINQINEQADEGHLIYHYIPSIHKVNTHNINHYPTYDKIMEHYNNKYNWLYHRTALFEPMDISYAERRHVMEPILTYEKEKMGNILFSNNNSSIYFVGNEKNMMYDNIHNKINEDEHETSNDDFFNKELQTCVSCYQYIKEKVPSNKIFIESTCLNCGQFIKKSLCLILIELLKPQVQNILSDVSFYEQCYND, from the coding sequence atgacaaaagaaaaaggtgaattaaataattcatgttatgaagaaaaagaaaataaaatagtttCAGACGAACATTATACATTTGAATTGATAAGTGAAagagaaacaaaaaaaccaAGTGTAAAAAATAGCACCTTAGGaaattataaacataataaaatagaatcatttaataatactTATTTCATTTGTTCTAATTTGAATATGATGGATTCTTTAAAAGAAACACATgataaaaaggatataagTACATTTGACAAGATGTTATCAAAACATGGAAGGACTGAATTTTCTCCCACttatacacataaaaatagTAAAAGGAAATATGATCAAGAAAAGCGTacttattcattttttcaaaAGCATCGAAGCAGTTACAAAGAAAGGAACAACagtaaaaattttaataacgTGGAAGAGGATAATATGAACAGGGATTATAATGAGGATGGTCATATAGTGAAAAAGAATGAAGAAAGGGATGTCATTTATGACACgatgaataataatagtgatattaataatggttataataataatgacaacaacaacaacaacaacaacaataataataataataataataacaatagttctagtaataatgatattatagAGCCTTTCAGAAGAAACGAACTAAATAAAAATGcgtacaataataataacaaaaattatataattaacacatataataatatggagtCAAAGCATCATATAATGTTTAAAAGTAAATCATTTAACAGAAATATTCCTTATGAGAAAAAGGAAGGTATGAAGATATTCAGATCTAGCACTAATCAAGATATTTTAGAAAATGATTATGGAAATTCTTTTTTGAAAACAGGATCCAATTATCCTTCAAAATTAAGAGAAAAAGGAATGGATATTAATCATTACAATACAATTAGAGAATCAAATTATGATTTTAAGAGTGCTTTGAATGTACAATTTTGTAAAACGAAAATGTGTCCATATATGAACACTaaagaaaaatgtaaaagattttcaaataatatgTGTCCATATGCGCATGATAAAAGTGAGCTGAAACCTATACcgaatttatataaaacggCCATGTGTcgaaattttataaaaaatatgtgttTTAAATCAAAGAAGGAATGTAATTTTGCTCATCATGTGGAAGAACTTAGATCGACAGATGAGTTTTATAAAACAAcattatgtaaatttttCCTTAATGGTTATTGTAAAGCCGACAAAAATTGTAGACATGCACATGGTTATAAAGAATTAAAGAGAAGACCAactaataatatgaatatgacGTTTATATGTGGATCCAAAATGAATCATAATGATATGGATACTAAAAAAGTTATCATTGATAAAGAAATTAGGAATAATTCCCATTCCTCCGAAAGTGTCTCTTTAAATGAAAACAGGGGAGAGAATTTGCCAAAAGGTGATGAAAATGAATTGATTGATGAACTAAAAGTATCAGGGGAAGATGAAAACCATTTAGATGTAAATAAAGAAGATGATATGTTAAACATGCGTAACACGAGTAAAAATAACAAGAAAAGGGacgattattataataattcttgTAAATTTATGTCTATTAGTACAAAGGATACTTGTTGTTTCATATCAAAAAATGATGGCGAATCTTCAGGAGATGAAGAAAGATATCGAACAAAAAGTGAATGCTCCGATGatttaaaagaagaagatgaagaaaaagcagaaaaaaaaaatctactTAAATTAAAAGAGGAAGATCACagtgatgataaaaaatgtatatattatataaatgatgatgcattagtaaaaaatgaaatagaaTTAAGGGGAGAAGATGGAAAATATGCGAACAAAAATTATCAAGCAAATATAagtgaagaaaaagaaaaaatagaaCGTTTTAAGGAAGAAGAAAAGGATACTCATATTAACATGGAATATAGATGTGATAGTATTGCAGATGATGAATCTAATGAAAATATGCAAAGTGAAAAGTTTATTAGAAATACCAGTTTATCTTTGGATGGTGTAGAATtagatgatgaaaaaaatgagaataatgaaaataatgattataatgtatgtgaaaataataacaaaatgagAGAAAATGTATTATGCAATAATAATTCTAATGAAGATATTATGAATTTACAAGAGGAAAATTTTGAAGTGGTTAGTGGTAACGGAGATGTTAAATCGTATGTAacatataatcataaaatgAATCATATTACAAAATACCATAGAAATGTTGATTAtgatagaaaatatattaataacgAAGGGTTATATAAAAgttctttttattacattaaattaaatgaaaacaGTCGgtacaattataataatcatgatgataatgaatatgataataattttcgTGGAAAGGataataatcatttatataataatcaaaagaagaaaaattataataatgaatataacaAGAACGTTTATAAAAATAGGAAAGTTTTCAACATGAAAATTGATAATATTAGACAAAAGGATGAGGAAAACTGTATGATAAATGACAatgattttaataataagaatggaAATTTTTTGGATATAAATAAGGGTATGAGTAAGGGGTCTATGTTATATTGTCCTAtaaaatatcataataataataataataataataataatagtaatagtaatgataataataataataataagaagaacAATTCGGATAAGGTTAAAAGGTATTTATCAAACAATGAATATATCTCAAACATCAACGATAACAACAATAGTAAACATATTGTTAATTTAAAcaattataacaatattgGAATGAACCAccatgtatataataatataaatgaaatgaataattataattattatacgAATTATCATtgttataataacataaatgaTAGCACAAATAGGTACatgaataataacaatagtaataataataataataattataacaatacTTATTATTGCTATTATAAGAATATGAAACATGGTAGTAATTATGAAGGTACTATATCTACTGCAACTACTATTAATAACAaccattataataataattatatatatgagcaTTCTTTATCTGATATATCCAATATAATGGTAATACCATATAGAAATTATCAAAGAGATAAAAAAGATTTTTCCGAGCATAGTACATTTTTTGGAAAGCGTAACAATAGCCACATGACTTTTAACAATGATATAAAGGATATGCAAGATGATAATATGGTGAATGATGTTAGTATAAATAGGAAGgcacataatataaatgttcaGAAATGGATACATGGTATACACAGCAACAAGTTCAACGatacacataataataataataataataataataataataattataattataatggtaatattaaaaacaaCACATTCGATAACCATGGAGAGATTGATTATGATCACAACAGTGATGACGATTGTAATTGTTACGAAgaacataattatttatatgacaaTATCCACAATAACATAAAAAGTGGAAATACACTTAGCGAAAACTTAAATTTACGCAAAACTTGTTCTTATGATGGAgaattttttaatgataatTTTTCTCATCGAACATGTAGTTACGAgagaaataataaagacaGTGATGATATCGAAGGGAACGAAGATGAAAAGGAAAGGGACTATAATGaaacatattttaaatataataatgaaaaatataaatccaaatataatttgaaagagaaagatatatatgtatctaaTAGTAAATACATTAATAGTGAGAAAAATAAACATTATGATATGTATTCACATAGTAAGAGGTCAAGAGGAATTTGTACTAATTTACGAAATGATAACGTAACAAGGGATATATATAGAGAAGAAGAATGTAATATATGGAACGACGATTTACATGCTCATTCAATTAAAAAGTTGAAAGATTTAAacagaaaagaaaatgaatataatgtggatgattattataattgtgaaaaagaagaaatggAAGAAATGGAAGAAATGGAAGAAATGGAAGAAATAGAAGAAATAGAAGAAAGAGAAGATGAAAAGGGTAAAGAAAATGGAAAGGAGAGGAAtgataagaatataaattttcatattaatCAAATTAATGAACAAGCTGATGAAggtcatttaatatatcactATATTCCTAGTATACACAAAGTAAATACACATAACATTAATCATTATCCTACATATGACAAAATCATGgaacattataataataaatataattggTTATATCATCGAACAGCTCTTTTTGAACCCATGGATATATCATATGCAGAAAGAAGACATGTCATGGAACCTATATTAACAtatgaaaaggaaaagatgggaaatattttattttcaaataataatagttccatttattttgtaggcaacgaaaaaaatatgatgtatgacaatattcataataaaataaatgaagacGAACATGAAACAAGTAATGATGATTTCTTTAACAAGGAATTACAAACATGTGTTTCATGttatcaatatattaaaGAGAAAGTACcctcaaataaaatatttattgaaTCCACTTGTTTAAACTGTGGgcaatttataaaaaaatccttatgtttaatattaattgaaTTATTAAAACCTCAAGtccaaaatattttatcGGATGTTAGTTTTTATGAACAATGTTATAATGATTga